From the Apium graveolens cultivar Ventura unplaced genomic scaffold, ASM990537v1 ctg4474, whole genome shotgun sequence genome, one window contains:
- the LOC141701965 gene encoding CRM-domain containing factor CFM3A, chloroplastic/mitochondrial-like, whose amino-acid sequence MTFIRRVARTMPPHFALRRNRELQGLAKAVVKLWDKSAIAKIAIKRDIYNTLKERMAEELKVKLFILLILSETLVKVQNLAAIHQDEEDWARQKAFDLIELNTKASKDHMLVAGTLAETMAATSRWGNQPTD is encoded by the exons ATGACTTTTATTCGAAGGGTTGCCAGGACAATGCCTCCACATTTTGCCCTAA GAAGAAATAGAGAGCTGCAAGGTCTGGCTAAGGCTGTGGTAAAGTTGTGGGATAAAAGTGCCATCGCTAAGATAGCTATAAAGCGGGACATTTATAATACTCTTAAAGAAAGAATGGCCGAAGAACTGAAGGTGAAGTTGTTTATCTTGCTCATTCTGTCAG AGACGCTGGTAAAAGTGCAAAACCTAGCAGCTATCCATCAGGATGAGGAAGATTGGGCCCGTCAGAAAGCGTTTGATCTAATAGAATTGAACACCAAAGCTTCCAAGGACCATATGCTGGTTGCAGGAACCCTTGCTGAGACCATGGCAGCAACCTCACGCTGGGGGAACCAGCCAACCGATTAA